A window of the Chloroflexus sp. Y-396-1 genome harbors these coding sequences:
- a CDS encoding ABC transporter ATP-binding protein has protein sequence MHLSSEPVALQLHRVTRRYGKTVAVNNISLEVAQGEILVIVGPSGCGKTTLLRLVAGLDVQDEGSIRIQNRVVSGDGVFVPPEKRRVGLVFQDHALFPHMTIARNVAFGLHRLHKAEIKQRVYEMLDMVQLVHMANRYPHELSGGERQRVALARALAPKPDILLLDEPFSSLDAGLRMAMREHIQRLLKGINVTTFFVTHDQEEALLLGDRVAVMHRGQIEQVGTPEQVFHRPATYFVAEFFGYTAFISGHVTSAGLETELGFLPQRLSLSSGSEVNILVRPDDLIVHPDEEGTAYIARVGFQGMHCMYQVALPSGRTIYSLMPHTYVYAPGTRVRVELRPGHDLVCFMNERAISPGVSQVSDHHFTH, from the coding sequence ATGCATCTCAGCTCAGAACCAGTAGCACTTCAACTTCACCGTGTAACCAGACGGTACGGTAAGACTGTAGCGGTAAACAATATCTCTCTGGAGGTAGCGCAGGGAGAAATCCTTGTGATCGTTGGGCCTAGCGGTTGTGGTAAGACAACCCTTCTCCGCCTGGTTGCCGGCCTGGATGTGCAGGACGAGGGTAGTATCAGGATACAGAACCGTGTTGTAAGTGGAGATGGTGTCTTCGTACCGCCGGAAAAACGCCGCGTAGGGCTGGTCTTCCAAGATCATGCGCTCTTTCCGCATATGACAATAGCAAGAAATGTGGCTTTTGGTCTTCATCGTTTGCATAAAGCGGAGATTAAACAGCGTGTATACGAGATGCTCGATATGGTGCAACTGGTCCATATGGCAAACCGCTATCCTCATGAACTGTCGGGTGGTGAGCGACAGCGGGTTGCTTTAGCTCGTGCGCTGGCGCCGAAGCCTGATATTTTGCTGCTTGACGAGCCGTTTTCAAGCTTAGATGCCGGCTTGCGTATGGCGATGCGCGAACATATTCAGCGTTTGTTGAAAGGGATCAACGTTACAACCTTCTTCGTTACTCACGATCAGGAAGAGGCACTTCTCCTGGGAGATCGGGTAGCTGTTATGCACCGGGGTCAGATCGAGCAGGTAGGTACCCCCGAGCAAGTCTTTCACCGGCCCGCGACCTACTTTGTTGCTGAGTTTTTTGGCTACACGGCATTTATTTCGGGTCACGTAACGTCTGCTGGATTGGAAACCGAGCTTGGCTTTTTACCCCAACGTCTCTCTCTGAGTTCAGGTTCCGAGGTAAACATCCTGGTTCGTCCTGATGATCTGATTGTGCATCCTGATGAAGAAGGTACGGCGTATATTGCTCGTGTGGGTTTTCAAGGAATGCACTGTATGTATCAGGTTGCCCTGCCATCAGGTCGCACTATCTACAGTCTGATGCCACATACGTATGTCTATGCACCCGGTACGCGAGTGCGGGTTGAGTTGCGGCCCGGTCACGATCTGGTTTGTTTTATGAACGAACGTGCGATTTCTCCTGGAGTTTCTCAGGTGAGTGATCATCATTTTACTCATTAA
- the lysS gene encoding homocitrate synthase has protein sequence MSLPERLFFVDTTLREGEQFASARFTSAQRLAIAEMLDAFGIEYIELTSPAASPQSARDLATIARHGFRARILTHIRCHMADARLAVEHGAQGANLLFATSEPLRTVSHGRSLSQILAEAEQVITYLRDHDVEVRFSCEDSFRTDLADLIRIYRAVETMGVQRIGLADTVGIATPRQVYDVVRAVRAEVTCDIEFHGHNDSGCAIANTFTAYEAGATHLDVTVLGIGERNGIASLSGMIARIASIDPSRVQRYRLDLLPKIDETVATMLGIEIPFNQCITSPTAFHHKAGMHTKAVLADPRSYEVLDPNLFGRQRTIAIAHRLVGWHAVAERARELGITLSEAQARAAAARIKALGDEHDLDGAMIDEILYSYAE, from the coding sequence ATGTCACTGCCTGAGCGCTTATTTTTCGTTGATACGACTTTGCGCGAAGGCGAGCAATTCGCCAGCGCCCGTTTTACCTCCGCCCAACGCCTGGCTATCGCTGAAATGCTTGATGCCTTTGGCATCGAGTATATCGAACTCACTTCCCCCGCTGCATCACCACAAAGTGCTCGCGATCTGGCAACCATTGCCCGACACGGCTTTCGTGCCCGTATCCTCACTCATATCCGTTGTCATATGGCCGATGCCCGACTGGCCGTTGAACACGGTGCGCAGGGCGCGAACCTGCTGTTTGCCACGTCTGAACCGTTACGCACGGTCAGCCACGGTCGTAGCCTGAGCCAGATTCTGGCTGAAGCTGAACAAGTGATTACCTACCTCCGCGATCACGATGTCGAGGTTCGCTTTTCGTGTGAAGACAGCTTCCGCACCGACCTCGCTGACCTAATCCGTATTTATCGCGCAGTCGAAACAATGGGTGTACAACGTATTGGTCTCGCCGATACGGTAGGGATTGCCACCCCGCGGCAGGTCTACGATGTCGTTCGCGCAGTACGTGCCGAAGTGACATGCGACATCGAGTTTCACGGTCATAACGATAGCGGCTGCGCCATTGCTAATACCTTTACAGCGTATGAAGCCGGTGCTACGCATCTCGATGTCACCGTGCTTGGTATTGGTGAGCGTAACGGGATTGCCAGCTTGAGTGGAATGATTGCGCGGATTGCCAGCATCGATCCGAGCCGTGTCCAACGATACCGCCTCGATCTCCTGCCCAAAATTGACGAGACGGTAGCGACGATGCTTGGAATTGAGATTCCGTTTAATCAGTGCATCACCAGCCCGACTGCGTTCCACCACAAAGCCGGTATGCATACGAAAGCCGTCCTGGCCGATCCACGTAGCTATGAAGTGCTCGATCCAAATCTATTTGGTCGCCAACGCACGATTGCGATTGCCCATCGGTTGGTGGGCTGGCACGCCGTAGCTGAACGTGCCCGTGAACTAGGGATTACGCTTAGTGAAGCACAGGCTCGCGCTGCCGCGGCCCGAATCAAGGCGCTTGGTGATGAACACGACCTCGATGGTGCGATGATTGATGAGATTCTGTACAGCTACGCCGAGTAA
- the lysW gene encoding lysine biosynthesis protein LysW, which translates to MHAECPECGAQITLPDGTLANEIIACPDCGAELEVVSLNPPTLVLAPEVEEDWGE; encoded by the coding sequence ATGCACGCCGAATGTCCTGAATGTGGCGCACAGATCACTCTGCCCGATGGCACGCTCGCAAACGAAATTATTGCATGTCCTGATTGCGGCGCGGAACTGGAAGTCGTCAGCCTCAATCCACCGACTCTCGTCCTGGCACCAGAGGTCGAAGAGGATTGGGGTGAGTAG
- a CDS encoding homoaconitate hydratase (catalyzes the formation of homoisocitrate from cis-homoaconitate), giving the protein MARVWLFGPDVNTDQIVPGRYAPYMLKDESELRRYPFIEHRPDFAPNVRPGDIIVAGKNFGCGSSREYAPLALRMVGIGAIIAPLFARIFFRNALNLGIPCFTADLTKELADGDEVELDLEQSRITTADGRVIHLPPPPLFLREVWAAGGIVPFYRQYGRFPGEVGQ; this is encoded by the coding sequence ATGGCTCGTGTCTGGCTTTTTGGCCCTGATGTTAACACCGACCAGATTGTTCCTGGTCGTTATGCGCCGTATATGCTCAAAGACGAGAGCGAATTGCGTCGGTATCCATTTATCGAACATCGTCCCGATTTCGCCCCAAATGTGCGCCCTGGTGATATTATCGTGGCCGGGAAAAATTTCGGTTGCGGTAGCTCGCGAGAATACGCACCTTTGGCGCTCCGTATGGTCGGTATTGGCGCAATTATCGCCCCACTCTTCGCTCGCATTTTCTTCCGTAATGCGCTGAATCTCGGCATTCCCTGCTTTACCGCTGATTTGACCAAGGAACTTGCCGATGGTGATGAGGTCGAACTCGATCTGGAGCAAAGTCGCATCACAACGGCTGATGGGAGGGTGATCCATTTGCCGCCACCACCACTCTTTCTGCGTGAAGTCTGGGCTGCTGGCGGTATCGTCCCCTTCTACCGTCAGTACGGTCGCTTCCCCGGAGAGGTAGGGCAATGA
- a CDS encoding isocitrate/isopropylmalate dehydrogenase family protein, which yields MNICVIPGDGIGPEVMAVATDALRQLAPDLTLIEAEAGWGVFQRTRTALPDATLELARESTAILFGAVASPSYPVPGYRSPIVELRRILDLYANIRPTTGPGVDLVVVRENTEDLYSGRERLEDDGNTAIAERVITRAASARIVRTACELARTRQKTGHPGKVTIVHKANVLRLSDGLFRTVALEIAADYPELSFEERLVDVAAMQLAAQPQRFDVIVTTNLFGDILSDIACIHGGGLGVAASSNLGQDRALFEPVHGAAPDIAGRGIANPTAALNCVVMLLDWLNRPQAAERLRRAIHTVATAGVCTPDVGGEATTREVADAILEQLTIQP from the coding sequence ATGAACATCTGCGTGATTCCTGGTGATGGGATCGGCCCGGAAGTGATGGCCGTTGCAACAGATGCTCTTCGGCAACTGGCCCCTGACCTTACGCTCATTGAAGCTGAAGCCGGATGGGGTGTTTTTCAGCGCACGAGGACGGCGCTACCTGACGCAACTCTAGAGCTAGCCCGTGAGTCAACGGCGATCCTCTTTGGCGCTGTCGCTTCACCTAGCTATCCGGTACCTGGTTACCGCAGTCCTATCGTCGAATTACGCCGCATCCTCGATCTCTACGCGAATATCCGACCTACCACTGGCCCAGGGGTCGATCTAGTCGTCGTGCGCGAAAATACCGAAGACCTGTACAGTGGCCGAGAACGACTCGAAGACGACGGCAATACCGCTATCGCTGAACGAGTCATTACCCGCGCCGCATCGGCTCGCATTGTCCGTACCGCCTGCGAACTGGCCCGCACACGCCAAAAGACCGGTCATCCCGGCAAAGTGACTATCGTCCACAAAGCCAATGTGCTACGGCTCAGTGATGGTCTGTTCCGCACCGTAGCGCTTGAGATCGCTGCCGACTACCCAGAACTGAGCTTTGAAGAACGACTGGTTGATGTGGCAGCGATGCAACTGGCTGCCCAACCACAACGCTTTGATGTCATCGTCACCACGAACCTGTTCGGCGATATTCTGTCGGATATCGCCTGCATTCACGGCGGCGGTCTGGGTGTTGCTGCCAGCAGCAACCTCGGTCAAGATCGGGCGCTCTTTGAACCGGTACATGGCGCAGCGCCCGATATTGCCGGACGTGGAATTGCCAATCCAACCGCAGCTCTCAACTGTGTGGTGATGTTGCTCGATTGGCTCAATCGACCACAAGCCGCTGAGCGATTACGGCGGGCCATACATACTGTGGCTACCGCCGGAGTCTGCACCCCTGATGTTGGTGGTGAGGCCACAACCCGCGAAGTCGCCGATGCTATTCTGGAACAGTTAACAATTCAACCCTGA
- a CDS encoding Fe(3+) ABC transporter substrate-binding protein: MLSIRRKTVGLTFIGVMLLLLSLVACTNQSATQTVRETVVVTQEVPVRETVVVRETVEEPVVYVYSARHYGQMETAFAEFTKETGIEVRFTFGSDAELRERLKAEGRFTPADVLFTVDAANLWLAGQEGLLRPINSDVLESNIPDYLQDPSNQWYALSLRIRTIAYHPDRVNPEEISTYESLADPKWAGRICWRPSTKSYTQSLVASLIVHHGYDKAKEIVSGWAKNGKEYIDSDTKILEAIAAGECDIGVVNHYYLARLLDKDANFPVKLLWANQDERGVHVNASGAGVTTYARHPENAIRLLDWLSTERGQRLFADSNFEYPANPTVTPHELIKSWGEFKRDTVQISQIGGLQTDAVKLMNEAGYQ, from the coding sequence ATGCTCTCCATACGACGGAAAACAGTCGGACTTACCTTCATCGGTGTAATGCTTCTTTTGCTCTCTCTGGTAGCCTGTACCAACCAGAGCGCAACACAGACTGTCCGCGAGACTGTTGTTGTTACCCAAGAAGTTCCGGTTCGGGAAACGGTTGTTGTGCGCGAGACGGTTGAGGAGCCGGTTGTCTACGTTTACTCTGCCCGTCACTACGGTCAGATGGAAACGGCATTTGCCGAATTTACAAAGGAAACGGGCATTGAAGTCCGGTTTACGTTTGGCAGTGATGCCGAGTTGCGTGAGCGTTTGAAGGCCGAGGGACGCTTCACCCCTGCTGATGTGCTATTTACCGTCGATGCGGCAAATCTCTGGTTGGCTGGACAAGAGGGTCTACTGCGTCCGATTAATTCAGACGTGCTAGAGAGCAATATCCCCGATTATTTGCAGGACCCGAGCAATCAATGGTATGCTCTCTCGCTACGAATACGAACGATTGCCTATCATCCTGATCGCGTGAACCCTGAAGAAATTTCCACCTATGAGTCGCTGGCAGATCCAAAATGGGCAGGTCGTATCTGCTGGCGTCCTTCTACCAAGTCGTATACCCAGTCGCTTGTGGCCAGCCTGATCGTCCACCACGGCTACGACAAGGCGAAGGAAATTGTGTCCGGTTGGGCAAAGAATGGCAAAGAGTACATTGACAGCGACACGAAAATTCTCGAGGCGATTGCGGCAGGAGAGTGTGACATTGGTGTGGTCAACCATTATTATCTCGCCCGTCTCCTCGATAAGGACGCCAACTTCCCGGTTAAGCTCCTTTGGGCTAATCAGGATGAGCGGGGCGTACATGTGAATGCAAGCGGTGCTGGAGTAACAACGTATGCTCGTCATCCAGAGAATGCGATTCGTTTGCTCGATTGGTTAAGCACCGAGCGCGGTCAGCGGCTGTTTGCCGATAGCAATTTCGAGTATCCGGCTAACCCTACTGTGACGCCGCACGAACTTATCAAGAGCTGGGGTGAGTTCAAGCGTGACACTGTTCAGATTAGTCAGATCGGAGGTTTGCAGACTGATGCAGTCAAACTTATGAACGAAGCTGGCTATCAGTAA
- a CDS encoding iron ABC transporter permease, translated as MLIGRKQLAKRWSFPSIDRWSIIALLIAGLALLPIAIILRMLLLPAPDVWQHLWATRLGEFLTNTVILLVGVGTGTVLLGTGLAWLVTAYRFPGQRLFDWALMLPMAVPSYVLAFVFMATFDYTGPVQKALRDWFGSSVWFPSIRSGGGAVFVMSLTLYPYVYLLTRAAFHEHALGTFEVARTLGATRLQAFFRVVLPMARPSLVAGLSLVLMEALTDVGTVRFLNFPTLSDGIFRIWHGMMDRDAALQSAAVLLLFAFAALLLERLTRGRARYVQEGSRGHGFVQVPLTGWRGLMATLLCFFVLATAFLLPISQLILWSVYELQRRMPEDLLAVYWRHARATLMLAGIGAVISVLAAVLLAYGVHLSRSPITRLAARGAMLGYAIPGAVIGLGVLIPLAWLDHTLNDLTYQWWGVLPGLIFTGSITGLIYAYVVRFMAVAYSSVEASLEKVSPSIEAAARTLGASPVRVLFHIHLPLIRAGMLTGAVLVFVDVMKELPITLLLRPFGYDTLALWVWQNVAESLWGEAAIPALTIVVADLLVVGMIIRSATLQRRAPMERGELARGDV; from the coding sequence ATGCTGATCGGACGAAAACAACTTGCTAAACGCTGGTCTTTCCCTTCCATAGATCGTTGGAGTATCATCGCGTTATTGATTGCCGGTCTGGCACTTTTGCCTATCGCGATCATCCTGCGGATGCTTCTGCTGCCAGCACCTGATGTATGGCAACATCTCTGGGCGACGCGGCTGGGAGAGTTTCTGACCAACACAGTGATCCTCCTCGTTGGAGTGGGGACTGGTACAGTGCTGTTAGGAACCGGTCTTGCCTGGTTGGTAACTGCGTATCGCTTTCCCGGTCAACGATTGTTTGACTGGGCTTTAATGTTGCCGATGGCGGTGCCTTCGTATGTGCTGGCGTTTGTTTTCATGGCAACATTCGACTATACTGGCCCTGTGCAAAAAGCGTTGCGTGACTGGTTTGGCAGTAGTGTGTGGTTTCCATCTATTCGATCTGGCGGCGGTGCCGTATTTGTAATGAGCCTGACTCTCTATCCATACGTTTACCTGCTCACTCGTGCGGCATTTCATGAACATGCATTGGGAACGTTTGAGGTTGCGCGTACACTTGGCGCAACCCGTCTGCAAGCCTTTTTCCGGGTTGTCCTTCCGATGGCAAGACCATCGTTGGTTGCCGGGCTTTCACTAGTGTTGATGGAAGCGCTGACCGATGTAGGAACAGTGCGTTTTCTGAATTTCCCTACCTTGAGTGATGGTATTTTTCGGATCTGGCACGGTATGATGGATCGGGATGCAGCACTGCAATCAGCCGCAGTACTGCTGTTGTTTGCCTTCGCGGCGTTGCTTCTCGAACGTCTGACTCGTGGGCGTGCCCGATATGTTCAAGAGGGTTCGCGTGGTCATGGTTTTGTGCAAGTACCGTTAACAGGTTGGCGTGGTTTGATGGCAACGCTGCTATGCTTCTTCGTGTTAGCAACTGCGTTCTTGCTCCCTATTTCGCAATTAATCCTGTGGAGCGTTTACGAGTTGCAGCGGCGAATGCCCGAAGATTTGCTTGCCGTTTACTGGCGACATGCACGCGCAACGCTCATGTTAGCCGGAATCGGCGCAGTTATCTCTGTGTTAGCGGCAGTGTTGTTGGCATACGGTGTCCACCTTAGCCGCTCACCAATCACCCGTCTGGCTGCACGTGGTGCGATGCTCGGCTATGCCATTCCTGGTGCAGTAATCGGATTGGGCGTTCTTATCCCCCTGGCCTGGCTAGATCACACGTTGAACGATCTCACGTATCAATGGTGGGGAGTTCTGCCAGGGTTAATTTTTACCGGCTCGATTACCGGTCTCATCTATGCGTATGTCGTTCGCTTTATGGCTGTTGCTTATTCGAGTGTCGAGGCCAGTCTGGAGAAAGTCTCACCCAGTATTGAAGCAGCGGCACGCACGTTGGGCGCTAGTCCGGTGCGCGTATTGTTTCACATTCATTTGCCCCTTATCCGTGCAGGTATGTTAACCGGTGCGGTACTCGTCTTTGTTGATGTTATGAAGGAACTCCCCATCACCCTGCTGCTGCGGCCATTCGGATATGATACGCTGGCTCTCTGGGTATGGCAGAACGTCGCTGAGTCTTTGTGGGGTGAAGCGGCTATACCAGCGTTAACTATTGTTGTTGCCGATTTACTGGTGGTAGGAATGATCATTCGGTCAGCAACACTGCAACGCAGAGCACCTATGGAAAGAGGAGAGTTGGCTAGAGGAGACGTCTGA
- a CDS encoding 3-isopropylmalate dehydratase large subunit, giving the protein MPTMSEQILSRVAGRPVRAGDVVTASVDLVMVHDSLAPGIIRILHNELGAERVWDPQRVAVVIDHVAPAASVQTAEKQQEVRRWVRAQGIPNLFDVGRGISHPVLVEEGLAQPGMLILGSDSHSTAYGCIGAFGTGMGSTDIALALATGKTWLRVPETIVVRAHGTFGFGVGPKDLALRAARILRADGATYAAIEWHGVEHLSVMERMTLATLSIEMGAKAGIVPPTGLSVTGPLVPTVDADAQYQKVVDIDLSQLEPQVSAPHYVDNVVDLSELGHVAVDVVYLGTCTNGHYEDMAVAAQILAGRRLAPGVRMIVVPASAQALQRAAADGTLATLLAAGATIGTPGCGACIGRHMGVLAPGEVCVFTGNRNFRGRMGSPEAQIYLVSPAVAAATALTGYLTDPRTVMDRSPAVAH; this is encoded by the coding sequence ATGCCAACGATGAGTGAGCAGATTTTAAGCCGTGTCGCCGGACGACCAGTACGGGCTGGCGATGTGGTGACGGCAAGCGTCGATCTGGTGATGGTGCACGATAGTCTTGCCCCTGGGATCATCCGCATCTTACACAATGAATTGGGGGCTGAACGGGTATGGGATCCGCAACGAGTAGCAGTAGTCATTGACCATGTTGCGCCGGCAGCCAGTGTCCAGACAGCCGAGAAGCAGCAAGAGGTGCGACGCTGGGTTCGTGCTCAGGGTATTCCGAACCTGTTTGATGTCGGTCGCGGCATTTCGCATCCGGTGTTAGTGGAAGAGGGGCTGGCTCAACCAGGGATGCTCATTTTGGGTAGTGACAGTCACAGTACCGCCTACGGTTGTATCGGCGCATTCGGTACTGGTATGGGCAGTACCGATATTGCACTGGCGCTTGCAACCGGTAAGACCTGGCTACGAGTTCCTGAAACAATTGTAGTGCGCGCTCACGGAACGTTTGGCTTCGGGGTTGGTCCTAAAGACCTGGCGCTCCGCGCTGCCCGTATCTTACGCGCTGACGGGGCAACCTATGCTGCAATTGAGTGGCACGGTGTCGAGCATCTAAGTGTGATGGAGCGAATGACGTTGGCGACCCTTTCGATTGAAATGGGGGCGAAAGCAGGTATCGTACCACCAACCGGATTGTCAGTAACCGGCCCACTTGTACCGACAGTCGATGCCGACGCTCAATATCAAAAGGTGGTCGATATCGATCTGAGCCAACTTGAGCCACAGGTTTCGGCGCCACATTATGTTGACAATGTTGTCGATCTGAGTGAGCTCGGGCATGTAGCAGTTGATGTTGTCTATCTTGGCACCTGCACCAACGGTCACTATGAAGATATGGCTGTTGCTGCCCAGATTTTAGCCGGACGGCGACTGGCCCCTGGAGTGCGGATGATTGTTGTACCAGCCAGTGCCCAGGCATTACAGCGTGCTGCGGCTGATGGCACGCTGGCTACCCTACTGGCGGCTGGGGCAACCATTGGTACACCGGGATGTGGTGCGTGTATCGGTCGCCATATGGGTGTGCTGGCCCCCGGTGAGGTGTGTGTCTTTACCGGTAACCGCAACTTCCGTGGGCGAATGGGTAGCCCTGAAGCGCAGATTTATCTGGTATCACCAGCAGTAGCTGCTGCAACTGCGCTTACCGGTTATTTGACCGATCCGCGCACGGTGATGGATAGGTCGCCGGCTGTCGCTCATTAA
- the lysW gene encoding lysine biosynthesis protein LysW, translating into MHAECPECVALITLPANTLESEIIACPDCGAELEVVSLNPPTLALAPEVEEDWGE; encoded by the coding sequence ATGCACGCCGAATGTCCTGAATGTGTCGCACTTATCACCCTGCCGGCCAATACCCTTGAGAGCGAGATCATCGCCTGCCCCGATTGCGGCGCGGAACTGGAAGTCGTCAGCCTTAATCCACCGACCCTTGCCCTGGCGCCTGAGGTCGAAGAGGATTGGGGCGAATAA
- the lysX gene encoding lysine biosynthesis protein LysX, whose protein sequence is MRIAVLCSRIRAEEKLLFQELEHRGLDYVKIDDREQVFDLHTTTYPFDVILERCIQHSRALYMLKIFNDAGIPTVNTYHVALTCGDKFLTTQALIHAGVPTPRCLLAFTPESALEAIEQLGYPVVLKPVIGSWGRMVSKINDRDSAEAILEHRDVLGNYQHSIFYIQQYINKPGRDIRSFVIGDECIAAIYRTSPHWITNTARGGVATNCPVTPELADLSVRAAHAVGGGVLAIDILETPEGELLVNEVNYTMEFRNSIDTTGVDIPARIIDYVLEVGRGRG, encoded by the coding sequence ATGCGCATTGCCGTCCTTTGTTCGCGTATTCGCGCTGAAGAGAAACTCCTCTTCCAGGAGCTTGAGCATCGTGGTCTCGATTATGTCAAAATTGACGACCGCGAGCAGGTTTTTGACCTGCACACAACCACCTATCCGTTTGACGTCATTCTCGAACGGTGCATCCAGCATAGTCGTGCGCTCTACATGCTCAAAATCTTCAACGATGCTGGGATACCGACTGTTAATACCTACCACGTTGCCCTCACCTGTGGCGACAAATTTCTCACTACGCAGGCCCTTATTCACGCCGGTGTACCCACACCACGCTGTTTGCTAGCCTTTACGCCAGAAAGCGCGCTGGAAGCAATTGAACAGCTCGGATACCCAGTGGTGCTCAAACCGGTTATTGGCTCGTGGGGGCGAATGGTGAGCAAGATCAACGACCGGGATTCGGCTGAAGCAATCTTAGAGCACCGTGATGTCCTGGGAAATTATCAGCACTCTATCTTCTACATTCAACAGTACATCAACAAACCAGGGCGTGACATTCGTAGTTTCGTGATTGGCGACGAATGTATTGCAGCGATCTATCGTACCAGTCCACACTGGATCACGAACACAGCGCGCGGTGGGGTTGCGACAAACTGTCCGGTAACCCCTGAGCTAGCCGACCTTAGCGTGCGCGCTGCGCATGCCGTTGGAGGTGGTGTGCTTGCTATCGATATTCTGGAAACACCTGAAGGAGAATTACTGGTAAACGAAGTGAATTACACGATGGAGTTTCGGAATAGCATCGACACAACCGGCGTTGATATTCCAGCCCGCATTATCGATTATGTCCTGGAAGTTGGGCGTGGTCGTGGGTAG
- a CDS encoding YwiC-like family protein, with the protein MRMPHNNTTAATSASVRLRLIALPVEHGGWGILGAPIVLGLWLAPSPAGFWLSLAALGIFLVRQPLKLVVSDYRRGKRYPRTVWAEGFLLGYSAVALITCVLAFWQATAPFWQPIVLAIPFAIGQLYDDLRKQSRELIAELCGSVAISALVSAIVMAAGWSLLPALVLWLLLAMQTVAAIIYVRVRLRLARNQPAQRTPALLIHSVMLVVVIGFLLMGWVSWPVPLVFAFLIVRCWLGLLPRSLATPTPLVGVQELVVSLVTVIGIRFGV; encoded by the coding sequence ATGCGTATGCCTCACAACAATACGACTGCGGCGACATCAGCATCGGTGCGTCTGCGTCTCATTGCTCTACCGGTTGAACACGGCGGCTGGGGGATATTAGGTGCGCCGATAGTGTTGGGATTGTGGTTAGCACCATCACCGGCTGGGTTCTGGTTGAGTCTTGCCGCACTGGGTATCTTCCTTGTTCGTCAACCGCTCAAGCTCGTCGTGAGTGATTATCGGCGAGGCAAGCGTTATCCGAGAACAGTGTGGGCAGAGGGATTTTTACTCGGCTACAGTGCAGTTGCCCTCATTACGTGTGTGCTGGCCTTCTGGCAGGCGACAGCTCCCTTCTGGCAACCAATTGTACTGGCGATCCCTTTTGCTATCGGTCAGTTGTATGACGATCTGCGGAAACAAAGCCGTGAGTTGATTGCCGAGTTGTGCGGTTCAGTCGCGATCAGCGCTTTGGTTTCAGCTATCGTAATGGCTGCCGGCTGGTCGCTATTGCCAGCACTTGTCCTCTGGTTGCTGCTGGCTATGCAGACCGTCGCTGCAATTATCTATGTGCGTGTTCGTTTGCGATTGGCGCGCAACCAACCGGCTCAACGTACACCGGCTCTTCTGATCCATAGTGTGATGCTAGTCGTCGTTATTGGATTTTTGCTGATGGGTTGGGTAAGCTGGCCAGTTCCACTCGTTTTTGCTTTCTTGATAGTACGGTGTTGGTTAGGATTGTTGCCGCGTAGTCTTGCCACACCAACACCGCTGGTTGGTGTGCAAGAGCTGGTCGTAAGCCTGGTGACGGTGATTGGGATCAGGTTTGGCGTGTGA